The following proteins are encoded in a genomic region of Dasypus novemcinctus isolate mDasNov1 chromosome 21, mDasNov1.1.hap2, whole genome shotgun sequence:
- the HIGD1B gene encoding HIG1 domain family member 1B, whose amino-acid sequence MSTNKDSWVPPEGEDSVSEKLLKKTRESPLVPIGLGGCLVVAAYRIYRLKARGSTKMSIHLIHTRVAAQACAVGAIMLGAMYTMYRDYIKRTAQDVGEK is encoded by the exons ATGTCTACTAATAAAGACAGCTGGGTACCACCTGAGGGTGAGGACAGTGTGTCTGAGAAGCTCCTGAAGAAGACCAGGGAGTCTCCTCTGGTGCCTATAG GCTTAGGAGGCTGCCTGGTGGTGGCAGCATACAGGATTTACCGGCTGAAGGCACGTGGTTCCACCAAGATGTCCATTCATCTGATTCACACTCGAGTGGCTGCTCAGGCCTGTGCTGTGGGTGCAATCATGCTAG GTGCCATGTACACAATGTACAGAGACTACATCAAGAGAACAGCACAGGATGTGGGGGAGAAGTAG